In one Lolium rigidum isolate FL_2022 chromosome 3, APGP_CSIRO_Lrig_0.1, whole genome shotgun sequence genomic region, the following are encoded:
- the LOC124698640 gene encoding putative F-box/LRR-repeat protein 23, whose amino-acid sequence MASPSSSHRQEPAPAPEEATRDWAELPRDALLTVLHKLGHVDILMGVALVCGPWARAAREEPELWRRVDLRLHGRRLITPRRVNSMAREAVRRAAGQCQAFWAEGALDHSVISRLGNTSALSLKSLRLIFCDWIYDTPLALTITKFTLLEELELSNYRADFPKTCTAAGKACPLLKRLRLSSERFVKHSQVPADGEAAAIATTMPGLRSLQLFAKRLTNGGLAAILDGCPLLESLDIRHCFNIVMNDELCARCSLVEMLRHPHDPTDDYDLEFSSPDMDYPWVRMTPQTEYYDEWEFSSR is encoded by the exons ATGGCCTCCCCTTCCTCTTCCCACCGACAAgaaccggcgccggcgccggaggaggcgaCGAGGGACTGGGCGGAGCTGCCGCGGGACGCGCTGCTCACCGTGCTCCACAAGCTGGGCCACGTGGACATCCTCATGGGGGTGGCGCTGGTGTGCGGGCCctgggcgcgggcggcgcgggaggAGCCCGAGCTGTGGCGCCGCGTCGACCTGcgcctccacggccgccgccTCATCACCCCCCGCCGCGTCAACAGCATGGCGCGGGAGGCCGTCAGGCGCGCCGCGGGGCAGTGCCAGGCCTTCTGGGCCGAGGGCGCGCTGGACCACAGCGTCATCTCCCGCCTCGGCAATACATC GGCGCTTTCACTGAAGAGCCTCCGTCTCATCTTTTGCGATTGGATCTACGACACACCTCTAGCGTTAACGataacaaaattcactctcctaGAGGAGCTAGAGCTCTCGAACTACCGCGCGGACTTCCCCAAGACGTGCACGGCTGCCGGCAAGGCCTGCCCACTCCTGAAGCGTCTCCGGCTGAGCAGCGAGCGATTCGTTAAACACAGCCAAGTCCCCGCAGATGGGGAGGCGGCTGCGATCGCCACAACGATGCCTGGGCTGCGATCGCTGCAGCTCTTTGCGAAACGCCTCACAAACGGTGGCCTGGCGGCCATCCTCGATGGCTGCCCACTCCTGGAGTCACTCGACATCCGCCACTGCTTCAACATCGTGATGAATGACGAGCTGTGTGCGAGGTGCTCCCTGGTCGAGATGCTCAGGCACCCCCACGACCCAACAGATGACTACGATCTCGAGTTCTCTTCGCCGGACATGGACTACCCCTGGGTGAGGATGACACCGCAGACCGAATACTATGACGAATGGGAGTTCAGTTCACGCTAG